One Brachybacterium kimchii genomic window carries:
- a CDS encoding amidohydrolase family protein, whose amino-acid sequence MLVRDLRLLSPSPASPVSIRLRDEVIAEIGADLVPSPGEEVLEAGGALAVPGLWDHHVHVGQTAQGYARLDTSGLASVDEVLREVASAIASRPAGAEALIGFGHRLVDMAGDPTVAGLDAVAGELPVVLIGGDAHHAWMSSAALRALGLPPRRGIVAEDEWFDAVAHLDDLPGVAAHLEAGVGKLQENALARGIVGLTDMEWADNASLWARREARIRVRTATYASGLDGVPGPTGTPIGGSGLVTMGPLKVIADGSLGSRSAYCRHPYAFSGEAGAHPLGGGYGVLSHMADDLAALLARADARGLEVAVHAIGDAAAAVVLDALEEAAAGRENGGVGGRRGGPRIEHAQLLADEDVARMAALGVLASVQPAHLLDDRDPTEEVWPGDAQRSYRFRDLLDAGVDLLMGSDSPVAPVDPWLALSAAVHRSADGREAWFPAQQLQPLEALAASTDGAGVRPVVEAHADLVLLEDPVDGEGPGLFTDVPRGADGVFVESAAREAAARLREVRPLATIVDGRIAFSR is encoded by the coding sequence GTGCTCGTCCGTGATCTGCGTCTGCTGTCGCCCTCCCCCGCATCGCCCGTGTCGATCCGTCTGCGTGACGAGGTGATCGCGGAGATCGGGGCGGATCTCGTGCCGTCCCCGGGCGAGGAGGTCCTCGAGGCGGGCGGGGCCCTCGCGGTCCCCGGCCTCTGGGACCACCACGTGCACGTGGGCCAGACCGCCCAGGGCTACGCGCGGCTCGACACCTCAGGGCTCGCCTCGGTCGACGAGGTGCTGCGGGAGGTCGCCTCCGCGATCGCCTCCCGTCCCGCGGGCGCCGAGGCGCTCATCGGCTTCGGCCACCGTCTCGTGGACATGGCGGGCGATCCCACGGTGGCCGGGCTCGACGCCGTCGCCGGGGAGCTGCCCGTGGTGCTGATCGGCGGCGACGCGCACCACGCCTGGATGAGCTCGGCCGCTCTGCGCGCACTGGGCCTGCCGCCGCGACGCGGGATCGTGGCCGAGGACGAGTGGTTCGACGCCGTCGCCCACCTCGACGACCTCCCGGGCGTCGCGGCGCACCTCGAGGCCGGGGTCGGGAAGCTCCAGGAGAACGCGCTCGCGCGCGGGATCGTCGGCCTCACGGACATGGAGTGGGCGGACAACGCGTCCCTGTGGGCCCGGCGCGAGGCCCGGATCCGGGTGCGCACGGCCACCTACGCCTCCGGGCTCGATGGCGTCCCGGGGCCCACGGGCACGCCGATCGGCGGCTCGGGGCTCGTGACCATGGGCCCGCTCAAGGTGATCGCCGACGGCTCGCTCGGCTCGCGCTCGGCCTACTGCCGCCACCCCTACGCGTTCTCCGGGGAGGCGGGGGCCCACCCGCTCGGCGGCGGATACGGGGTGCTCAGCCACATGGCCGACGACCTCGCGGCGCTGCTCGCGCGGGCCGACGCGCGCGGGCTCGAGGTCGCCGTGCACGCGATCGGCGACGCCGCCGCCGCTGTGGTCCTGGATGCGCTCGAGGAGGCCGCCGCGGGTCGCGAGAACGGGGGCGTCGGCGGGCGTCGGGGCGGCCCCAGGATCGAGCACGCCCAGCTGCTGGCCGACGAGGACGTGGCGCGGATGGCGGCGCTCGGGGTGCTGGCCTCGGTGCAGCCCGCCCATCTGCTCGACGACCGCGACCCCACCGAGGAGGTCTGGCCGGGCGACGCGCAGCGCTCCTACCGCTTCCGCGACCTTCTCGACGCGGGCGTCGACCTGCTCATGGGCTCGGACTCCCCCGTCGCCCCCGTGGATCCCTGGCTCGCCTTGTCCGCGGCCGTCCACCGCAGTGCCGACGGGCGCGAGGCGTGGTTCCCCGCCCAGCAGCTGCAGCCCCTCGAGGCGCTCGCCGCCTCGACCGACGGGGCCGGGGTCCGGCCCGTGGTCGAAGCGCACGCGGACCTGGTGCTGCTGGAGGATCCGGTCGACGGGGAAGGGCCCGGGCTCTTCACCGACGTGCCGCGCGGGGCCGACGGTGTCTTCGTGGAATCCGCGGCGCGGGAGGCCGCGGCGCGTCTGCGGGAGGTGCGGCCGCTCGCGACGATCGTCGACGGGCGGATCGCCTTCTCGCGCTGA
- a CDS encoding cysteine hydrolase family protein: MTSTATTPHETPGSAPRTVLLAMDFQHGIADRFAGTGVLEHARAAVEAARDAGIPVVWVRVAFRPGYPEIAPTSGFAGISARAGENGMTEDSPATALHEALAPRPEEPVVIKRRISAFTGSDLEVLLRGMQAESLVLAGISTSGVVLSTLRQAADLDFRLTVLADACADPDEEVHRVLTQKVFPRQAAVTTVDQWVDGFAGA, from the coding sequence ATGACCTCCACCGCGACCACCCCTCACGAGACGCCGGGCTCCGCACCGCGCACCGTCCTGCTCGCCATGGACTTCCAGCACGGCATCGCCGACCGCTTCGCCGGCACCGGCGTCCTCGAGCACGCCCGCGCCGCCGTCGAGGCGGCGCGGGACGCCGGCATCCCCGTGGTGTGGGTGCGCGTGGCCTTCCGCCCCGGCTACCCCGAGATCGCACCGACCTCCGGCTTCGCCGGCATCTCGGCCCGCGCGGGCGAGAACGGCATGACCGAGGACTCCCCCGCCACGGCGCTCCACGAGGCCCTCGCCCCACGCCCGGAGGAGCCGGTCGTGATCAAGCGCCGGATCAGCGCGTTCACCGGCAGCGACCTCGAGGTGCTGCTGCGGGGCATGCAGGCCGAGTCGCTCGTGCTCGCCGGGATCTCCACGAGCGGCGTCGTGCTCTCGACGCTGCGCCAGGCCGCGGATCTGGACTTCCGCCTCACCGTGCTCGCCGACGCGTGCGCCGACCCCGACGAGGAGGTGCACCGCGTGCTCACGCAGAAGGTGTTCCCGCGTCAGGCGGCGGTGACGACCGTCGACCAGTGGGTCGACGGGTTCGCCGGCGCCTGA
- a CDS encoding carbohydrate ABC transporter permease, with protein sequence MSHETASAAPRSRRGGTDGWWPLVFLGPLLIGVAVFYFWPILATLINSFTVFGPFGGRTFNGLANFAQLLQDSFIPRAVLNTLIYTVIVLCGIPLAVCIASLLNQKGLRFARLYQVLFFLPAVSMPVAVSLVWRMIFNKEFGLVNWVLSLVGIDGPYWVTAPWWSLLAVSIVGLWSSLPLAIIILGAGLRGIPAELYEAAQLDGAGTVRQFFSVTVPLLTPSIFFLSIITAINGFQLFDLLFAMMGQANPAMADTQSLVYLFYSEAFRQNNQGYASVIALLILAIIGAFTLLQFRLQRRWVHYE encoded by the coding sequence ATGAGTCATGAGACCGCCTCGGCAGCGCCGCGCAGCAGACGCGGAGGGACCGACGGCTGGTGGCCGCTCGTGTTCCTCGGCCCCCTGCTGATCGGCGTCGCCGTCTTCTACTTCTGGCCGATCCTCGCGACCCTCATCAACTCCTTCACGGTGTTCGGGCCCTTCGGCGGGCGCACCTTCAACGGACTCGCGAACTTCGCGCAGCTGCTCCAGGACTCCTTCATCCCGCGGGCCGTCCTCAACACTCTCATCTACACGGTGATCGTGCTGTGCGGCATCCCGCTCGCCGTGTGCATCGCCTCGCTGCTGAACCAGAAGGGCCTGCGCTTCGCCCGCCTCTACCAGGTGCTGTTCTTCCTGCCCGCCGTCTCGATGCCGGTCGCCGTCTCGCTCGTGTGGCGGATGATCTTCAACAAGGAGTTCGGCCTGGTCAACTGGGTGCTCTCTCTCGTGGGCATCGACGGCCCCTACTGGGTGACCGCTCCCTGGTGGTCCCTGCTCGCGGTCTCGATCGTGGGCCTGTGGTCGAGCCTGCCGCTCGCGATCATCATCCTGGGTGCGGGGCTGCGTGGCATCCCCGCCGAGCTGTACGAGGCCGCGCAGCTCGACGGCGCCGGCACCGTGCGCCAGTTCTTCTCGGTCACCGTGCCGCTGCTGACGCCCAGCATCTTCTTCCTGTCCATCATCACCGCGATCAACGGCTTCCAGCTGTTCGACCTGCTCTTCGCGATGATGGGCCAGGCCAACCCGGCGATGGCCGACACCCAGTCGCTCGTGTACCTCTTCTACTCCGAGGCCTTCCGCCAGAACAACCAGGGCTACGCCTCCGTGATCGCCCTGCTCATCCTCGCGATCATCGGAGCGTTCACGCTGCTGCAGTTCCGCCTGCAGAGGAGGTGGGTCCACTATGAGTGA
- a CDS encoding DUF998 domain-containing protein, translating to MREQTPEPTTAPAPEPTTAPDQTATAAPDPTPASAPEASSDETAALWCAAGAAVLGLGLGLVSLRTTLPLFGRGSIGEVAAYAGMGAGLLGFVLAGLTITPRRQPWLREISRVRCAANILALGALHAVFAFLLCSALYGVFASAFLGLALDRWTGAVWVAITAAACAYACVESALALTSESLSVLLAAFLVTGALAAALSASDPHWWHHHFSALGSGRDGLTFNLTLLLAGLALAAIGDFVGHDVALWCRATGQTRSRATLVRLALIVLGLLVIAVALIPIDAERTWHDAAAQSIVLVFATALVGFPVLFRRLPGSFLAVTVGVIIALLALLMLWKGAGYLNLTAFEMGAAATVMAWLVLFVRTVSAAVRSLPAAD from the coding sequence ATGCGCGAGCAGACCCCCGAACCGACCACCGCGCCCGCCCCCGAGCCGACCACCGCGCCCGACCAGACCGCGACCGCCGCGCCCGACCCGACCCCCGCGTCCGCGCCGGAGGCCTCCAGCGACGAGACGGCAGCTCTGTGGTGCGCTGCGGGCGCCGCCGTGCTCGGTCTCGGACTGGGCCTGGTCTCGCTGCGCACGACGCTCCCGCTGTTCGGCCGCGGCTCGATCGGCGAGGTCGCGGCGTACGCGGGGATGGGCGCCGGTCTGCTCGGCTTCGTCCTCGCCGGTCTCACGATCACCCCGCGCCGCCAGCCCTGGCTGCGGGAGATCTCCCGGGTCCGCTGCGCGGCCAACATCCTCGCCCTCGGCGCGCTCCACGCGGTGTTCGCCTTCCTGCTGTGCAGCGCCCTCTACGGGGTGTTCGCCTCGGCCTTCCTGGGGCTCGCCCTGGACCGCTGGACCGGCGCCGTGTGGGTCGCCATCACCGCCGCTGCCTGCGCCTACGCCTGCGTGGAGAGCGCTCTCGCGCTCACCAGCGAGTCCCTGTCCGTGCTGCTCGCCGCGTTCCTCGTGACCGGTGCGCTCGCGGCCGCGCTGAGCGCGAGCGACCCGCACTGGTGGCACCACCACTTCTCCGCGCTCGGCTCGGGCCGGGACGGACTCACCTTCAACCTCACCCTGCTGCTGGCGGGGCTCGCGCTCGCCGCGATCGGCGACTTCGTGGGCCACGACGTCGCCCTCTGGTGCCGCGCGACCGGCCAGACCCGCTCCCGGGCCACGCTCGTGCGGCTCGCGCTCATCGTCCTCGGGCTGCTCGTGATCGCCGTGGCCCTGATCCCGATCGACGCCGAGCGGACCTGGCACGATGCCGCCGCGCAGAGCATCGTGCTCGTCTTCGCCACCGCGCTCGTGGGCTTCCCGGTGCTGTTCCGGCGCCTGCCCGGCAGCTTCCTCGCCGTCACGGTGGGCGTGATCATCGCGCTGCTGGCCCTGCTGATGCTGTGGAAGGGCGCGGGGTACCTGAACCTCACGGCGTTCGAGATGGGCGCGGCCGCGACCGTCATGGCCTGGCTCGTGCTGTTCGTGCGCACCGTCTCCGCGGCCGTGCGCAGCCTGCCCGCCGCGGACTGA
- a CDS encoding GxGYxYP domain-containing protein codes for MMTVDLPRPALSSRPDPAATAPSASRSFTRRTALAGGIGAAGAAALSMSAPSADAAGPAPAGGHHGGHHGGSAPAVHWERGRLFPTFDRAASTVRVGDMRKLDGFDRLLLITLQGLVNRERPELYLIADDVDETWIPDLPARTRYEKHPLDLVGRFRRRISGAVVYDMDAPDTINLATTIAAQRGAVVATADQASEHHLKVIEDLRGRFDDDPAAIYAYATDHLWEKSTHKVLVGLPPTHTVEVDGVEWTELLREKERVTDSSNLGTQTVDLTGQVGDGEVFVRLSDSFPEDGWGPALHHATLTVDGEQTADFVPGTDAEAEFLFDGSGSQTKDGLRFADGGSSFIYRFEVPAGASAVSIDLELENEYLVSTTGTAPTRVEPFSSFRDFAIATSALITWLPPSGDSGSQFSELLAKVDPGTVYAGWFANDVDGEWSGVELCSTHGVIVVAADYYMNASVLSGIPATTRARPTKPSRGRVNDRTYLTLTFGEGDNIQFCERHMRELWDDPARGSVPMNWTITPLLEDIGPALLHHFQRTATENDFLVCGPSGAGYTYGDSWPKDQLDVFTKASGRYQSRTGLDVVYAYSTPESGKPSPTLPDWVLESYAKNVELRGIMQTDEKGAISDPGAAVPLLGTFYPAGGVDTYREELLAKIEEERGADGADEKGGPLFIAGLINAWSWTPSDVKELVESLPEDVEVVLADEFFDLFARTA; via the coding sequence ATGATGACCGTGGATCTGCCCCGCCCTGCCCTCTCCTCCCGTCCTGACCCGGCGGCGACCGCGCCGTCGGCGTCCCGCTCGTTCACCCGCCGCACGGCGCTGGCCGGCGGCATCGGCGCCGCGGGCGCCGCCGCTCTCTCGATGAGCGCCCCGTCGGCCGACGCGGCGGGCCCGGCTCCCGCCGGCGGTCACCACGGCGGTCACCACGGCGGATCCGCCCCCGCCGTGCACTGGGAGCGCGGGCGCCTCTTCCCGACCTTCGACCGCGCCGCGAGCACGGTGCGCGTGGGCGACATGCGGAAGCTCGACGGCTTCGACCGTCTGCTGCTGATCACCCTGCAGGGCCTGGTGAACCGCGAGCGCCCCGAGCTGTACCTCATCGCCGACGACGTCGACGAGACCTGGATCCCCGATCTGCCCGCGCGCACCCGGTACGAGAAGCACCCGCTCGACCTCGTCGGCCGCTTCCGCCGCCGTATCTCGGGCGCCGTCGTCTACGACATGGACGCACCGGACACCATCAACCTCGCCACCACGATCGCCGCCCAGCGCGGCGCCGTCGTCGCGACCGCCGACCAGGCCTCCGAGCATCACCTGAAGGTCATCGAGGACCTGCGCGGACGCTTCGACGACGACCCCGCCGCGATCTATGCGTACGCGACCGACCACCTCTGGGAGAAGAGCACCCACAAGGTCCTCGTCGGCCTCCCGCCCACCCACACGGTCGAGGTCGACGGCGTGGAATGGACCGAGCTGCTGCGCGAGAAGGAGCGCGTCACCGACTCCTCGAACCTCGGCACGCAGACCGTGGACCTCACCGGCCAGGTCGGCGACGGCGAGGTCTTCGTGCGCCTGTCCGACTCCTTCCCCGAGGACGGCTGGGGCCCCGCCCTCCACCACGCGACCCTCACGGTCGACGGCGAGCAGACCGCCGACTTCGTGCCCGGCACCGACGCCGAGGCCGAGTTCCTCTTCGACGGCAGCGGCTCCCAGACCAAGGACGGACTGCGCTTCGCCGACGGCGGCTCCTCCTTCATCTACCGCTTCGAGGTGCCGGCCGGAGCGAGCGCCGTGAGCATCGACCTCGAGCTCGAGAACGAGTACCTGGTCTCCACGACCGGGACCGCGCCCACCCGCGTCGAGCCCTTCTCCTCCTTCCGCGACTTCGCGATCGCCACGAGCGCGCTGATCACGTGGCTCCCGCCCTCGGGCGACAGCGGCAGCCAGTTCTCCGAGCTGCTCGCGAAGGTCGACCCCGGCACCGTCTACGCGGGATGGTTCGCGAACGACGTGGACGGCGAATGGTCGGGGGTCGAGCTGTGCAGCACCCACGGCGTCATCGTCGTCGCCGCCGACTACTACATGAACGCGAGCGTGCTGTCGGGCATCCCCGCCACGACCCGGGCCCGGCCCACCAAGCCCTCGCGGGGCCGCGTGAACGACCGCACCTACCTCACTCTCACCTTCGGCGAGGGCGACAACATCCAGTTCTGCGAGCGGCACATGCGCGAGCTCTGGGACGATCCCGCCCGCGGGTCCGTGCCCATGAACTGGACCATCACCCCTCTCCTCGAGGACATCGGCCCCGCCCTGCTCCACCACTTCCAGCGCACCGCCACCGAGAACGACTTCCTGGTGTGCGGCCCCTCCGGCGCGGGCTACACCTACGGCGACTCCTGGCCGAAGGACCAGCTGGACGTCTTCACGAAGGCCTCCGGCCGCTACCAGTCCCGCACCGGGCTCGACGTCGTCTACGCCTACTCGACGCCCGAGTCCGGGAAGCCCTCGCCGACCCTTCCCGACTGGGTCCTCGAGTCCTATGCGAAGAACGTCGAGCTGCGCGGCATCATGCAGACCGACGAGAAGGGCGCGATCAGCGACCCCGGTGCCGCCGTCCCGCTGCTCGGCACGTTCTATCCCGCGGGTGGCGTCGACACCTACCGCGAGGAGCTGCTCGCGAAGATCGAGGAGGAGCGCGGGGCGGACGGGGCCGACGAGAAGGGCGGGCCGCTGTTCATCGCCGGGCTCATCAACGCCTGGAGCTGGACCCCGTCGGACGTGAAGGAGCTCGTCGAGAGCCTCCCGGAGGACGTCGAGGTCGTGCTCGCCGACGAGTTCTTCGACCTCTTCGCGCGCACCGCCTGA
- a CDS encoding SRPBCC family protein: MDETQNDPAETAPRVVSASRVIAAAPGVIFEHIADPALQTAWDGNDNLAEAASGQRVRGVGDVFAMTLTTGAVRENHVVDFDEGLRIAWLPAPEGEQPPGHLWRWDLEPLGEGRTRVIHTYDWTDLHDPVREERARRTTEASLRASVDRLAALLEQDD, translated from the coding sequence ATGGACGAGACGCAGAACGATCCCGCCGAGACGGCCCCGCGCGTGGTGAGTGCGAGTCGCGTGATCGCGGCAGCTCCCGGCGTGATCTTCGAGCACATCGCCGACCCGGCGCTGCAGACCGCATGGGACGGCAACGACAACCTCGCCGAGGCCGCCTCCGGCCAGCGCGTGAGAGGCGTCGGGGATGTCTTCGCGATGACGCTGACCACCGGCGCCGTGCGCGAGAACCACGTGGTCGACTTCGACGAGGGCCTGCGCATCGCCTGGCTCCCCGCACCTGAGGGCGAGCAGCCGCCCGGTCACCTCTGGCGCTGGGACCTCGAACCCCTGGGCGAGGGCCGCACCCGCGTCATCCACACCTACGACTGGACCGACCTGCACGACCCCGTCCGCGAGGAGCGCGCCCGACGCACCACCGAGGCCAGTCTGAGGGCCTCGGTGGATCGGCTGGCGGCGCTGCTCGAACAGGACGACTGA
- a CDS encoding MarR family winged helix-turn-helix transcriptional regulator: MDPANRPASSAEAAHALRGVVGRLRRRLLAVSGSDVLTPAQASALTLFVRGDADSGASLAQAERISAQAAAVTVAALAKAGLIERTADPADGRRQIIAVTETGLDYVQGARGMRQAWLEQGLTEEFTEHERAQLIAAAALLERLLQR; the protein is encoded by the coding sequence ATGGATCCAGCAAATCGTCCGGCCTCCTCGGCGGAGGCCGCGCACGCCCTGCGCGGGGTCGTCGGCAGGCTGCGGCGCCGCCTTCTCGCGGTCTCCGGCAGCGATGTCCTCACGCCCGCGCAGGCCTCCGCCCTCACCCTCTTCGTGCGCGGCGACGCCGACTCGGGCGCCTCCCTCGCCCAGGCCGAGCGGATCTCGGCCCAGGCCGCGGCGGTGACGGTGGCGGCTCTCGCGAAGGCCGGCCTCATCGAGCGCACGGCCGATCCCGCCGACGGCCGTCGCCAGATCATCGCCGTCACCGAGACGGGCCTCGACTACGTGCAGGGCGCTCGCGGGATGCGCCAGGCCTGGCTCGAGCAGGGCCTCACCGAGGAGTTCACCGAGCACGAGCGCGCGCAGCTCATCGCCGCGGCCGCCCTCCTCGAGCGCCTGCTGCAGCGATGA
- a CDS encoding amidohydrolase family protein, which yields MIAPADRLIDVHAHFVTDDYVAAARAAGIEHPDGMPGWPQWDLASQIEDMDRRDIEHAVLSISSPGVHFGDDASAASLARAVNDAAAAFVAEHPQRLSFFASLPLPDVDAARVEARRALALPGARGVILESNARGQYLGDQALEPLWAELEAAGAIVFVHPTSPVGADGTDLGRPRPMLEFMADSTRSIVDLVLAGALDRHPGLRVIVPHSGASLALLSDRVALFQGGFGLGGTPFADALRGLWFDLAGTPFPHAAPLLVDVAGSQHVLYGSDSCWTPAPAVDAQIESIDRAAPPLGATSWRRLTTRNAETLLGEA from the coding sequence ATGATCGCTCCCGCAGATCGCCTGATCGACGTCCACGCCCACTTCGTCACCGACGACTACGTCGCCGCCGCCCGCGCCGCGGGGATCGAGCACCCCGACGGCATGCCCGGGTGGCCGCAGTGGGACCTCGCTTCGCAGATCGAGGACATGGACCGCCGCGACATCGAGCACGCGGTGCTCTCGATCTCCTCGCCCGGCGTCCACTTCGGCGACGACGCGTCCGCGGCCTCGCTCGCCCGCGCGGTGAACGACGCCGCGGCCGCGTTCGTCGCCGAGCATCCGCAGCGCCTCTCCTTCTTCGCCTCCCTGCCCCTGCCCGATGTCGACGCGGCCCGCGTCGAGGCCCGTCGGGCCCTCGCGCTGCCCGGTGCGCGCGGGGTGATCCTCGAGTCGAACGCGCGCGGCCAGTACCTGGGCGATCAGGCGCTCGAGCCGCTGTGGGCGGAGCTCGAGGCGGCGGGCGCGATCGTGTTCGTGCACCCGACCTCGCCCGTCGGGGCCGACGGGACGGACCTCGGCCGGCCGCGTCCGATGCTCGAGTTCATGGCCGACTCGACCCGCAGCATCGTGGACCTCGTGCTCGCGGGCGCCCTGGACCGCCATCCCGGACTGCGCGTGATCGTCCCGCACTCCGGGGCCTCCCTCGCCCTGCTGTCCGACCGGGTCGCCCTCTTCCAGGGCGGATTCGGGCTGGGCGGCACGCCCTTCGCCGACGCGCTGCGCGGCCTCTGGTTCGACCTCGCGGGGACGCCCTTCCCGCACGCCGCGCCGCTGCTGGTGGACGTCGCCGGATCCCAGCACGTGCTCTACGGCAGCGACTCCTGCTGGACCCCGGCGCCCGCGGTCGACGCGCAGATCGAGAGCATCGACCGCGCGGCCCCGCCCCTCGGCGCGACCAGCTGGCGGCGCCTGACCACCCGCAACGCGGAGACGCTCCTGGGCGAGGCGTGA
- a CDS encoding MFS transporter, whose amino-acid sequence MTAIARRPSPPDRFDRRLLSPMMLGSILNPINSSIIAVALVPIGIALGAPARETTWLITGLYLATAVGQPLMGRLVDAYGARRMFLIGSALTLLAGVIGTFAPNIWVLVAARVVLGFGTCAGYPSAMRLIRDEGDRTGVDSPAAVLSALSITTQTISVIGPVLGGVLIDAGGWRSTLAINVLLGAAGLVLGRLYLPPSRRPVGRARIDVVGIVLFTIALVSLLLLVMSPSVGRLWLLVPVLAAGAGFWICELRRADPFIDVRMLRASPALVRTYLRSVLAALVSYGYIYGFTQWMQEARGLSPSLSGLVLLPTFAVGIAVVALTGRREALRGKLIVGSLAQILACAMVLALGDRSPLVLLLAIAVVLGIPQGLLNLANQNAVYRQARSEQMGAAAGLLRTFMYLGAIGSSSASGVLFGRRADTGGMHDLGLVMLAAAVLLLVLAVADRTLGGRAARGD is encoded by the coding sequence ATGACGGCGATCGCCCGCCGCCCCTCGCCCCCGGATCGCTTCGATCGCCGGCTGCTGTCCCCGATGATGCTCGGGTCGATCCTGAACCCGATCAACTCCTCGATCATCGCCGTCGCGCTGGTGCCCATCGGCATCGCGCTCGGCGCGCCCGCGCGGGAGACCACCTGGCTGATCACTGGCCTGTATCTCGCCACCGCCGTCGGCCAGCCGCTGATGGGGCGTCTCGTCGACGCCTACGGCGCCCGGCGCATGTTCCTCATCGGCTCCGCGCTCACCCTGCTCGCCGGGGTGATCGGCACCTTCGCCCCGAACATCTGGGTGCTGGTGGCCGCGCGCGTGGTGCTCGGCTTCGGGACCTGCGCGGGCTATCCCTCGGCGATGCGCCTGATCCGCGACGAGGGCGATCGCACCGGGGTGGACAGCCCCGCCGCCGTGCTCAGCGCGCTCAGCATCACCACCCAGACCATCTCGGTGATCGGGCCGGTGCTCGGAGGAGTCCTCATCGACGCGGGCGGCTGGCGCAGCACGCTCGCGATCAACGTGCTGCTGGGCGCCGCGGGGCTCGTGCTGGGCCGTCTCTACCTGCCGCCGAGCCGCCGGCCCGTCGGCCGCGCACGCATCGACGTGGTCGGGATCGTGCTCTTCACGATCGCCCTGGTGAGCCTGCTGCTCCTGGTCATGAGCCCGTCCGTCGGGCGGCTCTGGCTGCTCGTGCCCGTGCTCGCTGCGGGCGCCGGCTTCTGGATCTGCGAGCTGCGGCGGGCCGACCCCTTCATCGACGTGCGGATGCTGCGGGCGAGTCCAGCGCTCGTGCGCACCTACCTGCGCTCGGTGCTCGCGGCGCTCGTGAGCTACGGGTACATCTACGGCTTCACGCAGTGGATGCAGGAGGCGCGCGGGCTCAGCCCCTCGCTCTCCGGTCTCGTGCTGCTGCCCACCTTCGCCGTCGGCATCGCGGTCGTCGCCCTCACGGGACGGCGCGAGGCGCTGCGCGGGAAGCTGATCGTCGGCTCGCTCGCCCAGATCCTCGCGTGCGCCATGGTGCTCGCGCTCGGGGACCGCTCGCCGCTCGTGCTGCTGCTCGCGATCGCCGTCGTGCTCGGCATCCCGCAGGGGCTGCTGAACCTCGCCAACCAGAACGCCGTCTACCGGCAGGCGCGCAGCGAGCAGATGGGAGCGGCGGCGGGACTGCTGCGCACCTTCATGTACCTCGGCGCGATCGGCTCGTCCTCGGCGAGCGGTGTGCTCTTCGGCCGACGGGCCGACACCGGGGGCATGCACGACCTCGGGCTGGTGATGCTCGCGGCGGCCGTGCTCCTGCTCGTGCTCGCGGTGGCCGACAGGACGCTGGGCGGGAGGGCGGCCCGCGGCGACTGA
- a CDS encoding carbohydrate ABC transporter permease, with protein MSETPAPTTARTSARTTAPDRARSRPRARRPRWATHAVLLIGGILMVFPFLWQINMSLSTQAEVTSVPPSWLPATPQWKNYPAVFEQVPFLHQFVNTALVTIARVIGQLLLCTLAGYAFARMRFRGKNLVFALVLSILMVPYQIYLIPQYGVIQNLGLLNTIAGIAAPGVFSAFGTFLMRQHFLSMPASLEEAARLDGANPWQTFWRIMFPLSGPALSAVAILTALASWNDLMWPLVAATYDEKTTLAVGLTSLQGQFTTDYPVMMAASFMAMLPLMILFIVLQRRVVEGLAHSGMKG; from the coding sequence ATGAGTGAGACGCCCGCGCCGACGACCGCACGCACGTCAGCCCGCACGACCGCACCCGACCGTGCCCGCTCGAGGCCGCGCGCCCGTCGGCCCCGATGGGCGACCCATGCGGTGCTGCTGATCGGCGGGATCCTCATGGTGTTCCCGTTCCTGTGGCAGATCAACATGTCGCTGTCCACGCAGGCGGAGGTCACCTCGGTGCCGCCCAGCTGGCTGCCCGCGACGCCGCAGTGGAAGAACTATCCCGCGGTCTTCGAGCAGGTGCCCTTCCTGCACCAGTTCGTGAACACGGCGCTGGTGACGATCGCCCGCGTGATCGGGCAGCTGCTGCTGTGCACCCTGGCCGGCTACGCCTTCGCGCGGATGAGGTTCCGCGGGAAGAACCTCGTGTTCGCGCTGGTGCTCTCGATCCTCATGGTCCCGTACCAGATCTACCTCATCCCGCAGTACGGGGTGATCCAGAACCTGGGGCTGCTCAACACCATCGCCGGGATCGCCGCCCCGGGCGTCTTCAGCGCGTTCGGCACGTTCCTCATGCGCCAGCACTTCCTGTCGATGCCCGCCTCCCTCGAGGAGGCGGCGCGCCTGGACGGCGCGAACCCGTGGCAGACGTTCTGGCGGATCATGTTCCCGCTCTCGGGACCCGCCCTCAGCGCGGTCGCGATCCTCACCGCGCTCGCCTCGTGGAACGACCTCATGTGGCCGCTGGTCGCCGCCACCTACGACGAGAAGACGACTCTCGCCGTGGGGCTGACGTCCCTGCAGGGCCAGTTCACGACCGACTACCCGGTGATGATGGCCGCGAGCTTCATGGCGATGCTGCCGCTGATGATCCTGTTCATCGTGCTGCAGCGCCGCGTCGTGGAGGGGCTCGCCCATTCGGGCATGAAGGGGTGA